The nucleotide sequence CTTCCCGTTGCGTTATCGAAAATTTagatctgtttaaaaataagtcagtgtgcttttattttgtcttattttttcatACAATGCAGTTTGTTGATGTGCAGGGTCTTCCTCTCAAGAACATGCATCTGCTTTGCAGGTCCGCATAATTCGGATAGTTTGGCATTAAACTGCCGACAGCACATTCCTTTTAGAGAGCAGTTGAATTTTAACAGCACCGTAGAGTGGTTGAAATAGTGACTTTTCCCAAGCAGGCAAAACACCCTCCTTCATTTCCTCCTGCCTACCATCTTCCCACCTTTTTggcttgctgctgctgcgtgtTAGGTGTGTTTCCCGAGGCCTCTGCATAGTTTAGGGTGGATCCTGGGCAGAGGGAGACCTGCTTGGGCTTGTCCTTGGGATGTTGCAGAGCTTGGTGTCAGCAGAGATGATGGCTCATGCTCCAAATGGCCAGAGCGCTGCGTTTTTATCTCAAGAGATCCAGGCTTGCAGATGCGTccaagcagctggaagaaggaaCGGGGGAACTGGGATGATCGCTCCCTAAATATAAAGTGAAGAGACAAGGACTTGCATTGTGTGACCTATAATTGGGGTGAGCTATTCATAGGGAAAAAATGCCCGTTTCTCCAGTCGGTGGTGAGTGAGGGCTAGGATAATGTTTGGGCCTTGGGCAGCAAACCACtgacttgttggttttttttttttatatagcaacattattttaataattcttttctaGCACACAGCAGCGCTGCTGCGAAGTCTGCCCTGTCACTGTCGTATGTGCCTTGCCTTTAACAAATCAACTTGCCATCTCCATTCCTTGGGTACCTTGAGCCGCAGGAGGCCAAATAACCACGTGCCGTAGCCCAAAATGCGGTTATTCCCAGGAAACCTTTGCGTTGCAGATTGTAGCCATGCCCTAAAGCCATTTTGCCTTGTGCTTGGGGGAAAAGGTGATGATAATTTTCCCGTTCTGCCCGGAGAGGGTGCGTAGTGTTGCTCAAGCTTCTCATCGGTGCTGCTGGAGTGGGCGGCACCTCTGCGGGAGAGGAGAGCCCTGGCTTTGTAAAGTGATTTGGGATCTTTTTCCGGATGAAGAACGCGTTGAAAACATCGGCTGTTACCGGCCAAGCAGATGGGACTTAGCCCTTACACCTGATACCTGCATATTTCAGAGCCCTCGTAAGCTGCTCAGGTTCCTCTGTTCGCCCAGCTAAATTTTAAAGTAATGcgaagaagcaaaaggaaaaaaaaaaaaaaacccaaaacaaaacaccaaacccactGAGGTTATGTGGAAAACTAGTAATTAAGCAGTGTTTTGTCAGCGCTTTTGGTTGTGATCCCATCTTAATGTGGTCGTCTCATTTGAATGTAAATGTCAAATTCCAGAACTCCTGTAGGAAAGCGATTGGGTGACATCCCGCTGGACTCGAGGTGAGTAAAGTGCAAGCTCAGGGGTTTCGGTTAACGCTCTCTTCTGCTCTTTTGCAGTTCGGCTGGTAGGTCTGAAAGGAGCGAGTTGATAACTTGagcttaaggaaagaaaataaccttttagCATTGAGGAGCAGCATCAAACTGCAGTCGGCCTCGGTGCGATGCGGAACGGCCGAGATTGCCGCTGTCAAGGGGCGGCGGAGGGCTTCCGTCGCTCACACGCGTGGTCAGCGGCACTTCTCGCgcaaaaaaaatgacatttttaccTGCCTGGAATCAGGATGTGTTTGTGGCGGGCTGATGTGAGAACCAGGGATAGCCAAATCTTGGTTGCGTTGGTATTTTGGAAATGTGGAACGGGCTCAGCACCGCTGATAGCAGAGTTAGCTGAGTAGTTAGGGATGCACGTCCTGTTACGCCAGGTTTATAAATAAGGTTTGTAAATAAATTTGAGATCTCTGGTATTGTTGTAAACTCTCTCTTTCAAAAGGACCGTATTTTAAGTTGGCGGTGCCTCCTCCGCTGCTACAAGTTATGTGCGAGGACGATTTCCGAACTTCTCAAACGCAGACGCTTTGGGGTGAAATGTGGGATCTTTGCAACCCTGCAGAGACGCGCAGTCTGGGACAACAAGTGGATAATGCCTTTTCGGCGGTCGGGGggtgcagagagagaaaagagctgCCCGGGTAATTTAGGTCAGTAGTTGAAGCTCCCACTTGGTGGCCCATTCAGACCTTTTCCTTGCCAAGGAGGGGACTAGCTGGGCAGTCGTGCCAGCGGCTTTTGCTACTTGTCACCTGGCCGTCAGGATCTTTCCAAGCGGGTTTCACCCGACCCACCGGCACGGCGTTGTGCCCTGAGCCTGCTCCTGCTGGGGTGTTTTTAATGAACCTGGGAAGGTGGAAGGCTCCATCTCTCGTTACTAATCCCCTGAGCCACCCAGCCCTGCGCAGGCGTTAACGCTGCGGCTGCTCAGCCCCCTGAGAAGGGAACAGGGTGTGATTTTTAAAGGGCTGGGCGGCCGCACTCAAGGAAGGAGCCTGGTGGTCTCTGGCCGTGGCCAttcctggggggctggaggcagcccgTTTGCCCCTCGATGTTCTCGGCCACCGCAGATGAGGGACACAAAGGGCGTGTTGTGCGAGGAGAATGAGTCGCGAAGTTGTACAACTTTCCATGCCAGCCCTCGGCGGTCTCATGACCCTGCAGCCGTTCCCACACTGTCCGGCTGATTGTCCCGGCCCCctgaccggggaggggggggtgaccTTGCCTGCATGGCCCGACTCACTCCCCCAGGCCCCCTCGGTCCCCGCAGCCGGGCTCTGCAGCCGACAAAGCCCGGCTGTGTGGGTGAGGGAGCTTGGCTTCCCAGAAAATGATTGCCTGAAGCTTCAGAATGCTTCACGCAGCTCAAATTCTCTTTAGAGAAGGGGGGACGCTTTGTAAAGCATCTCATCTCAAGGAAAAaggagcggggggcggggggaaggttCTAATGTCATTTTCAGGGCGAGGAGGTGTTGGGGGTCAGGCAGAGGTATCGGACCCCCTTTTCTGGGGAGCGATATGGCTCAGATTGGGGGGTTTGGGGAAGCTCTGGGGCTGCACTGGTGGCAACGGGACAAGCAATTGCTGAGCCTCCCCTGCTGTAGCCCAGCTGCTCgggggcccgggggggtccctCGGACCCCCTGCGGATGCAGGGATGTGATGaccttgcccaaggtcacacctGGAGCTGGTGTGGGAATTCAGAGCGGTGCTGGCTTTCCTGGCCCCCAGGCTGCGCTCAGCCATCAGACGGCCTTTGCCTCCCTAGCAAGGacctcttatttaaaaaaaaaaaacctgcaaaataacGGCTTCAAGTTGAAATCCTGCTGCTGCGGGAGCCCAGGAGGTGGCTCTGGAGTTGGTGTCCTTGCTCCAGGCGTCTCGGGAAGCCGCCTTGCGTCTGTGCTTGGTTTTGGTGGCAGGACTTGCACTGGGCACCCTGCgcatccagccctgctcctctggtTCTTCCcgacccccccatcccatccGCGGGATGAGCTTAATGCCGGTTTATGCGTTATTGTTTAATATTGAAGGGTTTGCTTCAGTTTGGTGTTTCACAGATTCagaactgtgttttctgtgtatAAAACAAGAAGAtgcaggaattcttttttttttttttttttcttcccttggattaatgatttatttatttttttttaataagaaaataggaagaactaCTGAGAAATCTGCCAGCAAGCCCagaatgggggtggggggtgtgcgTATGTGTCGGGAAGCGAGTGTTGTTTTGCAACCTGGTTGCTACCTCCCTGTGCTATAACGCGGGGCTGGGAGTTGCGTCCTGCGTAATTACTTCTGTTCTGGCTCCTGACTCACCCGGCCCCCCCCATCGCGTGGGGCAAGGCCgcttctctctgtgcctcagtttccccacctggaAACTGGGGACTTTGATACTTAACGCTTGCGCCGAGGTATTTTATGAGCCAAATTATTTGTGCGTGGATATACCGCGGGTTGCGTTGGCCCTGgtgtttggggcgggggggcggcaaATACATTGATTTATAGGCAGACAGCATCTCTGCTGCGAGGAGTAGAGGGGTTTACTGCTTGAGACAGAGGGGAGGGAAACATTATTCCCGGTTTGGACATCCAAAGGCTGGGCCTGGGGGAAGTTAAGGGACTCGTTCAGGGCAGGCAGTGTGGTGAATCTGGGCAGGTTTCGCTCTTGCCGGCGTTTTTTGGCCTCACTGCCCCTCTCCCGGCGAAGGGGGATCCCTTCCCAACGGAGCTGCTCGGTTCACTCTGGCCTTTTCAGGCTTGGAAGGGAGGATGTGTTTAAAGTCAAGTGGATCCGTTTCTGCCGTGCTAGCATGTCAGGAGTGACTGActgatttatttatcttttcccaAACAAACCCTCGCCATtggaaagagctgctgcttctgctgaagcCTTTCTGGGATGCGGGGGGCtggtgccagctctgctgctggtgcttcGTGACTCCGGTCTCCCCTCCGGCCACTGCAGAGGCTCCTGTCCCAGGCAGGTGCCTTGGGTTGGAGTGTTTCAGCTCGGCTGTTTGTAAAACGCCCTTCGCAGCCGGCTGGGGTGGTTGGTGCTGCCCTGTTCCCACACACCGGTTGGTGCCCTTGTGTCCTTTCCAAAGGACACTCGCTGCCagcgccctgcctgcacctctctgagatgcagACCCTGGGACCCCAGGGATGAGCGATGGGAACGGTTTTCCCCGCGATTATGTGATTGTATCAGGAATTCGGCTGGGCAGAGTGAGGCTGAATGAGCAGGGGACCTTTCCAGTAGAAGTGGAGGGATTGGGAAATATTCCCAGAGGTGGACTGGGGTCCACTGGTGAGGCTCATGCTGTCGTAGCCCAGCACCAGGCACGCCTGGCAGCTCGGTCCAGATGCTGTCTGGCTGTATTAACCCTGGTCCTTGCTGAGGCTTGCTAGCTCTGGCCCGGATCCGTGCTAATTCAGCTGTTCTTCCAGACTCGCAGAGCACCTGCGctgtgtttctcctcctccttcccggAGTGAAGGTAAGCACGGGTCCATCCTCACCTGCTCATGGAGGCATGTCTTAGGTGCTGGGCAGGACAGCAGACTTGAGGGTGATGTGGAGAGGTGCGGAGGGCACACAACCCGGTAGCTAGTGCTCGCTGCAGAACCCACTGGCATCGGCGGACAGGTGCTTGCTCTGCCTTGGGAATTTGCCCGTGCAATGTGATGCCTCCGAGCGGCCAAGGCCCCCGTGACTCAttgctctttccttcttctctcctAGCCTTTTGCATCGAAGATGGCGGGTGGCGTGGACGGCCCCATAGGGATCCCGTTCCCCGATCACAGCAGCGACATCCTCAGCAGTCTGAATGAGCAGAGAAACAACGGGCTGTTGTGCGACGTGGTCATCTTGGTGGAAGGCCAGgagttccccacccaccgctcCGTCCTGGCGGCATGCAGCCAGTACTTCAAGAAGCTCTTCACCTCAGGGTTAGTGGTGGACCAGCAAAACGTGTATGAGATAGACTTTGTGAGTGCAGACGCCTTGTCGGCTCTGCTGGAGTTCGCTTACACCGCGACCCTTACTGTCAGCACTTCAAATGTCAATGACATCCTCAACGCCGCCACACTGCTGGAGATCCCGGCGGTAAGGGATGTTTGCACGGATCTCCTGGACAGGAAGATTCTGGCCAAAAATGACCAGATGGATACAGTAGATCAAATTGATCAAAGGAACCATCTCAGAGCAAAAGAGTACCTGGAGTTCTTCCAGAGCAACCCTGTCAATGGCCACCAAGGCAGCTTTCCGTGGACCAACCCAGAGTTGAGAGACCTTCAGAGACTGAACTTCCGaggccaagaggaggaggaggagccggaCTGCAATGGCCTAGACTTCTACTCGCAAGCCCCCCTAAACGAAAGACCAAAGGCGAATGACTGTGATCCTGACAGCAACCCAGCCATGTGGCtggacagagaggaggaggaggcggcggctccTGGCTCCATGTTTTCACCTTCTCAGAACGGACATTACAGCAGCCGTGGCCTGCCCacaccgggagaagaggaggggaccCCAGGGGGGCCTCTGGACCAGCAGGAAGCCGGCGACTCCCCCAGCTTCATTGCTGGTGGAGCGGAGACGGAGGATGATGCGAGGGAGGTGGATGGCTTGGCCGCCAGCGCCCTGCTGCAGCAAATGATCAATTCCGTGGGGAGACAGCAGCTCGGGGAGGACGACCGAAAGGATGACGATGGGGTCATGGATTATTACTTGAAATATTTCGGCAGTTCGAACGAGGGCGATGTCTATCCGTCCTGGTCCCAGAAGGTGGAGAAGAAGATCAGGGCAAAAGCATTCCAAAAGTGCCCCATCTGCGAGAAGGTGATCCAGGGGGCTGGCAAGCTGCCGCGCCACATCCGCACCCACACCGGGGAGAAGCCCTATGAGTGCAACATCTGCAAAGTCCGATTCACCAGGTAAGGGGCGGGCGGACGCTAGAGGAGAGGGGGCTGTCATGCAAAACCGGCTCTTGGCTTTCCCCAGGGGTCAGCGCGGGGCTGGGCTCGTGCAATTTTATCTTGCCTGCTCGACTGTTTTCCATCTGAACAGGCGAGTTGGATACGAAGGCCAGAGTTTTCCAGAGAGACGAGCAATTCTGGGGGGTCTGACTCTTGAGTTATCTCAAGGAGCCTGTCTTGCTATCCAGTGCCACACCGTCCCGACGTCCTGAattgctgagctctgctggaaACCTGGCCAGACACGGGCTTCTGCGGAGGCTAAATAACGTGGTTGATGAAGCGGAGCTGCAGCCCTTGGTATTTCCATTGTGGCTGAGGAGCTCGGGGTTGAGGCGAGAGTTGGAGACTCATTTAGAAATGGCGCCGTGGGGTGACCGAAGCGCTGGTGGCTGGTAGTTGGGTTGGGAAGAGGCTGGACACGGCACCGCTCGTGTCCTCTCTCGGCGAACCATGACGGGCTGAGCCATGGCTGCCCCGAATGCCACACAAACCCCGGTGCCTTGGTTCAGCTCCCCAGGGGCGTTCGCCTTGGCACTGTTTCTAATCAGGGTTCCTCCGCTCCTTCCCTCCGCCACGGGAACGCTGAAGAAAGGGGATATTGTTTGGATTCCTCCGGTTCACTCGAGTCCACGCGTTGCAGCGCCGCCTCCTCTCTCTGGTCTCTGTGGCTGTGATTGCCGAGCTGGGGCGGGGGTCCCAGCccggtccccccccagccctgctgagggacAGCGTGGGCTGcctggcagaggagccagctgcctgccctgcctgctctctgcctgctgaaATATTCCCAGTTTCACCAGTGCTGCCTGCTTCGCTTCCCAAGAGCCTCTTCCTTGGCGGGGGGCAGAATCCAtggggctgctccctgctgtgggcagTCATTAGACATGGCAGGTGGCTCCGGGGCGAAGCAGGAGGTGGGCAGGAGGGCCGTGTCCTGCCCCATGGCTCCACCGGCCCCCTCGCCGCACCCAGCCCCATGTCGGATAGCTGAGGAATGCAGATAATGGCGGGGGCAAGATGCCAGCCCTCCgccgctcccccagcacccagccctgcgcGCCGGGCCCTGTGACGTGGCACCTCCCTGcccggtgccgggggcgggggggggccctgggTGCTGCTCACACCCGTGCGCAGAATCCGCCTGCTGCACCTGAGCGGTCCAAGGTCCTCATCTCGCATCTGGATGCGGAAACGCCACGGGGTGCCCGGCAGCCATCGGCACTGGGGATGGCGGCCGGGGGGAGAGATGGGGGAAGTTGTatgggggcttttggggggaggaggatgtCGGTGGGGCGGTGCCACCTCATTGCTTTTTGATTTCTCTCCCCTCCCATGGGGTTCGGATGGGGACCTGCTCCCTGCGGGCTCCCAGAAGGGCCTGGCACTGCAGAGAACAGGATGGAAGCTCTCTCCCAGCCCCTATAAACAAGGCTGTTTCATAATATGCCGGGGCCGTGCTATTTTCCAGCCAAATGCATCCCAGAGAagcccaggcagggacagggagctgccATCGGCCTCGCTGCCCACAGCCCTGTGCCCCATCTCATGTCTCACTCCACAGCGTccggctgctgctcctgctctgacCCACAGCGTTCACACTGGTCCTGGAAAATCTCCCTTGAGGCTGCTGCCCAAAATCCCAGCTGGTTTCCAGCTCCTTCTGCCCATGGCCGCGGCTCCCCAGCACGGCCCACTGTGGGGTACTGCAGAGCATCATAAACTcaagctgccagcccagggctcgTTTGCTCCGGGTTGTGTTTGGTGTCAATGAGTTGTTTTATTCTGTCTCCCCCAGCACCTGGGCTGTGCTTGAAGCCTTATCTCAGAGGCTCCCGATGTAAAAATGGGCGCAAACCTGACCGAGCACTCCAGCATCCTTATTTTCCCTGctgattttattattcttttgtgTTCCTTCACCATGGTCTCCGTCCTCATCCCAGCGGGTGATGGTGCATTGCTTGAAAACGGATCTCTTCCCGGTGCCATTAAAAATATTGCGGTAGGCTGGGGCAGCCTGGGCACGGGCAGCCTGCTCGGGGAGAAGCAATCCCTGCTCTCAAAGGAGCTTTTGGGGTGAGGGCAGCAGGATGAGCCGGGATGGCTTTGCATGGGGTgtttccctgccaccccctcgcCAGGCGGGGACCGCAGCCCGGCGGTTTACACCGATTTTTGCTCCCTTGTGCTTCCTGGTTCCTCTGTGTTCGCGGGGGGAGGAGCGGCGATGGCATTCTAATAACCTTCTGATAGAAAGGCAGAGTGGTTTTATAAAAATTATAAGcatttataaaattttataaatgataaaaatgtatttttaaaaagctggtttCATGTGCTGGTGCGTACCACCTTGTTTTAAGCAAGGCCCACCTTCCCGGCCCTTTTCCGAGCTGCATTCAAATGAGAGGCAGGGACGTCCTTGGTGTTTTGAACCCTTAAGGTTTGGGATGTTTTGGGCCCTCGTGCTGGCAGGATTTCCCCGCTGGGTGAAGGCAGCGCTGGCTGCGCTGCCACGGGcatgcggggccgggggctgccttTTCCCTAGGGGAGAGCggagagggatggggctggatCTGCTTGGCGAGGGGTCCCCTTGCCCTCCGCCCGGGCAGAGATCCTGCTCCTTGCTGCCCGCCACGCGCTTCGTgcctggtttttttcctccaggaagaAGCGAGCCGCTGTGGCTCACGTGGCCGTGCTGGCCCCCGGCCCGGCTGCTGCAATGCCCTCCCCTGGCTCCGGCAAGCTGcggctgcagcagcccaggccctgccaggagccagccAGCCCCGAACTGGGCGATGCTCGACCTTGTACCAGGCGATGCTCAACCCCATACCGGGTGGTGCTCAGCCCCGTACCAGTGCTCAGCCCCATACTGGGTGATGCTTCGTCCAGTACCAGTGCTCAGCCCCATACTGGGTGATGCTTGGTCCAGTACCGGTGCTCAGCCCCATACTGGGTGATGCTCAGCCCCATACCGGGTGATGCTTTGCCCCGTACTGGGCAATGCTCGGTCCCGTACCAGTGCTCAGCCCCCTACCGGGTGATGCTTGGTCCCGTACCAGTGCTCAGCCCCATACCAGGTGATGCTTTGCCCCATACTGGGCGATGCTCGGTCCAGTAGTGATGCTCAGCCCCCATACTTGTGTGATGCTTGGTCCTGTACCAGTGCTCAGCCCCATACTGGGTGTCCCATACCAGTGCTCAGCCCCATACTAGGCAATGCTCAGTCCCATACCAATGCTCAACCCCATACTAGGCAGTGCTTGGTCCCGTAGCGATGCTCAGACCCGTACTGGGCAAAGCTTGGTCCCATACCGGTGCTCAGACCTATATGAGGTGATGCTTGGTCCCGTACCAGTGCTCAGCCCCATAGTGGGTGATCCTTGGTCCTGTGCTGATGAGCATCACCCGGCATGGGTCTGAGCAGCCTTGTACCAGGAGGTGCTCAACCCCATACTAGGCGATGCTCAGCCCCTTACTGGGCGATGCGGAGCCTTGTACAAGGCAGTGCTCGGCCCTATACCAGTGTCAGCCCCATACTGGGTGGTGCAAAACCCTGTACCAGAGGTTACTCAGTCTTGTACTGGGTGATGCTCAGCCCTGTACCAATGCTCAGCCGTGTACTGGGACCCTGTACTGATGCTCAGCCATCTGCTGGCTGATGCCCAGCCCCAAACCAGGCAATACTCAGACTTCTACCAGGCGGTGCTCGACCCCATACTGATGCTGAGCCCTGTACTGGGTGATGTTTGTCTCTGTACCAATGCTCAAACCCGTATCAGGTGATATTTGAGCCTCGTACCAGGTGATGCGCAACCCTGTACTGATGCATGGTCCCATACCGGGTGGTATTCAGCTCTGTACCAGGCGATGTTCAGCCCCATACTGATGCTCAGCCCCATACTGGGCAATGCTTCACCCTGTGCCAGGCACTGCTCAGCCCCATACCCACACTCAGCCCTCTACTGGGCGGTGCTTGGCCTTGTACCGGGCGATGCTCAGCCCCGTACCAGTGCTCAGACCCATACAGGGCAATGCTTGACCCCGTACCAGCCGATACTCAGCCTTGTACTGGGTGTTGCTTGGCCCCATACTGATGCTTAGATCCATACTGGGTGGTGCTCAGACCCATACAGGGCAATGCTCAGCCCCGTATTGATGCTCAGCGCCGTACTGGGTGATGCTCAGCCCTATACCGGGTGGTGCTTGGCCCTGTACCGG is from Chroicocephalus ridibundus chromosome 22, bChrRid1.1, whole genome shotgun sequence and encodes:
- the ZBTB7A gene encoding zinc finger and BTB domain-containing protein 7A isoform X2, which gives rise to MAGGVDGPIGIPFPDHSSDILSSLNEQRNNGLLCDVVILVEGQEFPTHRSVLAACSQYFKKLFTSGLVVDQQNVYEIDFVSADALSALLEFAYTATLTVSTSNVNDILNAATLLEIPAVRDVCTDLLDRKILAKNDQMDTVDQIDQRNHLRAKEYLEFFQSNPVNGHQGSFPWTNPELRDLQRLNFRGQEEEEEPDCNGLDFYSQAPLNERPKANDCDPDSNPAMWLDREEEEAAAPGSMFSPSQNGHYSSRGLPTPGEEEGTPGGPLDQQEAGDSPSFIAGGAETEDDAREVDGLAASALLQQMINSVGRQQLGEDDRKDDDGVMDYYLKYFGSSNEGDVYPSWSQKVEKKIRAKAFQKCPICEKVIQGAGKLPRHIRTHTGEKPYECNICKVRFTRQDKLKVHMRKHTGEKPYLCQQCGAAFAHNYDLKNHMRVHTGLRPYQCDSCFKTFVRSDHLHRHLKKDGCNGIPSRRGRKPRVRDAGGLPTTPTGNPEDGSYQAGGESQESEDIKPVGRIKKERDDEEQQHFEDNSNNEASGLNVAGGSSEGNTQGLS
- the ZBTB7A gene encoding zinc finger and BTB domain-containing protein 7A isoform X1, with translation MKRVACLLSGFAFARRVESRTPFASKMAGGVDGPIGIPFPDHSSDILSSLNEQRNNGLLCDVVILVEGQEFPTHRSVLAACSQYFKKLFTSGLVVDQQNVYEIDFVSADALSALLEFAYTATLTVSTSNVNDILNAATLLEIPAVRDVCTDLLDRKILAKNDQMDTVDQIDQRNHLRAKEYLEFFQSNPVNGHQGSFPWTNPELRDLQRLNFRGQEEEEEPDCNGLDFYSQAPLNERPKANDCDPDSNPAMWLDREEEEAAAPGSMFSPSQNGHYSSRGLPTPGEEEGTPGGPLDQQEAGDSPSFIAGGAETEDDAREVDGLAASALLQQMINSVGRQQLGEDDRKDDDGVMDYYLKYFGSSNEGDVYPSWSQKVEKKIRAKAFQKCPICEKVIQGAGKLPRHIRTHTGEKPYECNICKVRFTRQDKLKVHMRKHTGEKPYLCQQCGAAFAHNYDLKNHMRVHTGLRPYQCDSCFKTFVRSDHLHRHLKKDGCNGIPSRRGRKPRVRDAGGLPTTPTGNPEDGSYQAGGESQESEDIKPVGRIKKERDDEEQQHFEDNSNNEASGLNVAGGSSEGNTQGLS